In Candidatus Neomarinimicrobiota bacterium, the sequence CTCTTATCGAGCTTGCAAAGGCTTTTAACGATGCGTCCTATGACGATTCAATAGCGGTTATAGTGATAACCGGAGCCGGTAACAGAGCGTTTTGTACGGGTGGAGATGTTAAGGAATATGAGAAATTATACACTAAAAGACCTCATGATTATTGGAAGTATATGGGATTGTTCCGGAGTTACATCGAAAGTATAATGAACAACGGTAAGCCCACTATCGCGCGGCTAAACGGTATTGTTGTCGGTGGAGGTAACGAATCACAATTGGCTTGTGATCTGTCTATCATCGCTGAACATGCTTATATAAAACAGGTAGGAACAAGCGTAGGTTCCGTAGCGTGTGGAGGAGCAACTCAATGGCTTACTCTTTTTGTCGGCGACCGACGGGCGAGAGAGATCCTTATGTTCAATGAACCTATCTCAGCAAGCAAAGCTCTTGATTGGGGACTCGTAAATCAGGTAGTGCCTTCGGTAACGAAAGACGGAGAATTCATAGAGGGTGCAAGCAGAGAAGAGATAAAAATGGCCTTAAAAGAAGAAAACGGGTATGCGGTCGACTTAACCAAACTTGATGAAGCGGTTGAAGTTATGACCGATAAACTCAAAGATAAGTTCTATGAATGCACCCGATATACAAAACAGCAATTGAATTTCTTCAAAGATTTCGCATGGC encodes:
- a CDS encoding enoyl-CoA hydratase/isomerase family protein → MMDEFIPKTAEELDLKEIGYEKTDGVATVTINRPHNYNAYSTGSLIELAKAFNDASYDDSIAVIVITGAGNRAFCTGGDVKEYEKLYTKRPHDYWKYMGLFRSYIESIMNNGKPTIARLNGIVVGGGNESQLACDLSIIAEHAYIKQVGTSVGSVACGGATQWLTLFVGDRRAREILMFNEPISASKALDWGLVNQVVPSVTKDGEFIEGASREEIKMALKEENGYAVDLTKLDEAVEVMTDKLKDKFYECTRYTKQQLNFFKDFAWHSTIGHARDWLSLHFTSLEPYEGMTAFVEKRQPRYKELRDKMADGGSIEFLWGPYEHECPKCNAKGIPSEFEYCGKCGSKLSVDGSS